The following coding sequences are from one Leptospira mayottensis 200901116 window:
- a CDS encoding O-antigen ligase family protein, whose amino-acid sequence MGLSVSLSQGFLVLAFLTSLFSSKTSGFWKEPVILIGILFFGWYLSDFVIHSFREENFRTYSKTAFNAELKDIFLFIGLILSWNLKKEEFPAILKSLNALFWILLITGFVSSFSPIRLSRLVSDLYRESSNWKFTHPMGHVGGLSLYLPIGLMNTHLTFGGLLQFFFPVPVFLFLRSFFDQNFKRAGIQGIILLTFLYVVFLNNARSSMLGAIFSSITAFLVLGIVRKELPSAKILLFTSGTLILLLVLGIALSFTQAGQKIIDPLFGKEKHTDSGRTFIWDSTFPLIKDNFFTGVGPGNYDREIEKSRKEHSERYRELYYFYETTQRGHAHNDYFHLFAVFGFPGIFLFLSLGTELYRRLITTKLPYEHSLYFFGLSGFFFSGLFQCYFQDDEVVILFWILCGLFLRLSKEKSDSIVAI is encoded by the coding sequence ATCGGTTTATCCGTATCCCTTAGCCAAGGATTCTTAGTTCTTGCATTCTTAACATCTTTATTCTCTTCGAAAACTTCTGGTTTTTGGAAAGAACCCGTGATCCTCATTGGAATTTTATTTTTTGGTTGGTATCTAAGCGATTTTGTCATTCATTCCTTCCGGGAGGAAAATTTTCGAACTTACTCTAAAACCGCATTCAATGCAGAGCTCAAAGACATTTTTCTTTTCATAGGATTAATTCTATCTTGGAACCTAAAAAAGGAGGAATTTCCGGCAATCTTAAAATCCTTAAACGCTCTCTTTTGGATTCTACTCATAACCGGCTTTGTTTCTAGTTTTTCTCCGATCCGTCTCTCTCGACTTGTCAGTGACTTATATAGGGAATCTTCTAACTGGAAGTTCACCCATCCCATGGGTCATGTTGGAGGATTGTCTCTTTACCTTCCAATCGGTCTGATGAACACTCATCTAACGTTTGGGGGACTTTTACAGTTTTTTTTTCCCGTGCCCGTTTTTCTTTTTTTGAGATCCTTTTTTGATCAGAATTTCAAAAGAGCCGGAATTCAAGGAATTATACTCTTAACTTTTCTTTACGTAGTTTTTTTAAACAACGCCCGTTCCTCTATGTTAGGCGCGATTTTTTCCTCAATCACCGCATTTCTTGTTTTAGGAATCGTTCGTAAAGAACTACCCTCTGCAAAAATTTTGCTCTTCACCAGTGGAACTCTCATACTTCTACTTGTTTTAGGAATCGCACTTTCGTTTACACAAGCCGGCCAAAAAATTATAGACCCTCTCTTTGGAAAAGAAAAACACACAGACTCTGGAAGAACTTTTATCTGGGATTCCACATTTCCTTTGATTAAGGACAACTTTTTCACAGGAGTTGGCCCAGGAAATTACGATCGGGAAATCGAAAAATCACGAAAAGAGCACTCCGAGAGGTATAGGGAACTCTACTATTTTTACGAAACGACTCAGAGAGGACACGCCCATAACGATTATTTTCATCTTTTTGCAGTTTTCGGTTTTCCGGGAATCTTTCTTTTTCTTTCCTTGGGAACCGAGTTATATCGCAGATTGATTACTACAAAACTTCCCTACGAACATTCCTTGTATTTTTTCGGTTTATCTGGTTTTTTCTTTTCCGGACTTTTTCAGTGTTATTTTCAAGACGATGAAGTAGTGATTTTATTTTGGATTCTCTGCGGACTCTTTCTAAGATTATCCAAAGAAAAATCCGATTCAATTGTTGCAATTTAA
- a CDS encoding phospholipase D-like domain-containing protein, which yields MRKISNAFVLIFLYIWFFLFLATCSSRHDSDFFWLEWGRTRNVEARFSYPGRYVHTFKKRNVRDKILQLIESAEFAIDLWVYSFEDSEILDTLKKANARGVKIRIVADPEKEYMDEFKSLGMFRKWERSGLQHSKILIVDRKKIFLGSGNFTWYGLENDLNGYVSFDLFDSEIEDFYAFLEEDSGITSLNIPPFQFYISPEKGRSIQNLVLREVDRAQRDIRYLIFDHFDSVLTSRLTLADRRGVNVKGIYDSPVDEEGKYLADVFENPGSEIAGDGNEEVIESGSFGKGGLLHHKTMIVDDKTLISGSYNFSISARDNNREILFKTTDPYLINAYLEEWERVRVSAIVYRATSFGTENGSNGVYFGYSENSIPIGVEQTICRTDTTKEESFYLESGKTFLMSILEYSFLPTESCKEVSDFTSSSSGFTGKRTNHPVKTKSFREKGILLAKQGKPFFVSVANDFQADFEHKPVYLFVPTFYSIQSGSLFFPQDLIEFKNPISIFFYQKGNGPVTIPWNTSGNTFYVVSHSTEGMFFLEYESSFLAFCFHEYSKKGMEYTELIQEILSYREDAFLPGISFSAEKVSIDARKRFGTYCYRY from the coding sequence ATGAGAAAAATTTCGAACGCTTTCGTTTTAATTTTTCTTTATATCTGGTTTTTTCTTTTTTTGGCAACTTGTTCCAGTCGTCACGATTCAGATTTTTTTTGGCTGGAATGGGGAAGAACGCGTAATGTGGAAGCTCGTTTTTCGTATCCTGGACGTTACGTTCATACTTTTAAAAAGAGGAATGTACGGGATAAAATTTTACAATTGATCGAAAGCGCCGAGTTTGCGATCGATCTTTGGGTCTATTCTTTCGAAGATTCGGAAATTTTAGACACTTTGAAGAAAGCAAATGCAAGAGGAGTTAAGATTAGAATCGTGGCCGATCCGGAAAAGGAATATATGGACGAATTCAAAAGTCTCGGTATGTTTCGAAAATGGGAAAGATCAGGTTTACAACATTCTAAAATACTCATTGTAGATCGTAAAAAGATATTTCTGGGTTCCGGGAATTTCACTTGGTACGGTCTTGAGAATGATCTGAATGGTTACGTTTCTTTCGATCTATTTGATTCCGAAATAGAAGACTTTTATGCCTTTTTGGAGGAAGATTCAGGAATTACTTCGCTTAACATTCCGCCGTTCCAATTTTATATTTCTCCGGAAAAAGGAAGATCAATTCAAAATCTGGTCTTAAGGGAAGTTGATCGCGCGCAAAGAGACATTCGATATTTGATTTTCGATCATTTCGATTCCGTCCTGACATCTAGATTGACTTTGGCGGATCGTAGAGGGGTGAATGTCAAAGGTATTTACGATTCCCCCGTGGACGAAGAAGGCAAGTATCTCGCCGATGTATTTGAGAATCCCGGTTCCGAGATTGCGGGTGATGGAAATGAAGAGGTAATCGAATCGGGTTCCTTTGGTAAGGGCGGGCTTTTGCACCATAAAACGATGATCGTGGATGATAAGACTTTGATTTCCGGTTCGTATAATTTTTCGATCAGTGCCAGGGATAATAATCGAGAAATTCTTTTCAAAACCACTGACCCGTATTTGATCAATGCTTACCTAGAGGAGTGGGAACGAGTTCGCGTAAGTGCGATCGTTTATAGAGCAACTTCGTTTGGAACAGAAAATGGATCAAATGGTGTTTACTTCGGCTATTCCGAAAATTCAATTCCGATCGGAGTCGAACAAACCATTTGTAGAACCGATACAACCAAAGAAGAGTCTTTTTATTTAGAATCTGGAAAAACGTTTCTGATGTCAATTTTGGAATATAGTTTTCTTCCTACAGAATCTTGCAAAGAAGTTTCGGATTTTACGTCTTCCAGCAGCGGTTTTACTGGAAAAAGAACCAATCATCCGGTTAAGACAAAAAGTTTTAGGGAAAAAGGAATTCTACTGGCGAAACAGGGAAAGCCTTTTTTCGTATCGGTGGCGAACGATTTTCAAGCGGACTTCGAACATAAACCAGTATATTTATTTGTTCCTACGTTTTATTCCATTCAATCGGGGAGTTTGTTTTTTCCGCAAGACCTAATCGAATTTAAAAATCCAATTTCTATTTTCTTCTACCAAAAGGGCAACGGTCCGGTCACAATTCCTTGGAATACGTCGGGAAATACTTTTTACGTCGTTTCTCATTCGACTGAGGGAATGTTTTTTTTGGAATACGAATCTTCGTTTCTTGCTTTTTGTTTTCACGAATATTCAAAAAAAGGAATGGAGTATACGGAATTGATCCAGGAGATTCTTTCGTACCGAGAAGATGCTTTTTTGCCTGGTATAAGTTTTTCAGCGGAAAAGGTTTCAATCGACGCCAGAAAAAGATTTGGAACGTATTGTTATCGGTACTAA
- a CDS encoding LA_2168 family protein, whose product MKKLFVYSYFIISFQISASEKSKGWTQISWMGWGLAGNQKASDLSQAKEDRIYKELRINSSLIHGGIDRSLEISRVNIKLQADLTASGESQLAFFAGKNLFFEFRKKNVSLIVGRIQEEMKGSAFTDWIDGTDGIVIKANFGELGRIRFDLFDFYSGYSLFEKNGLRNTILNTKKTQFDSAGEIEIKDSISNTFKNRYRGGVGYHYDLPYLETGFRFQYFNLQNWGRYTNDLISETGNVSSGDRDYLTHSTIELNLKYSGFHCFLSGILTRGQDRTGWNRIRQASAIPITGEAVLISTGVAWNFWKFDVFGFLPDRDKRNENGEVLELGFIGVGSSPSPVFSTNQSLDFKPSTWITDRGLEKQSGIQSGKLQSAWTGLNLEYQESLIRFRLYIASYFFLSDTKGNEGALTMSKDSFRKDFLREALIETLIYFPSENTKFDFLYLKTSLGGSWSDPESARKEIFFQIVSGVVL is encoded by the coding sequence ATGAAAAAGCTTTTCGTATATTCCTATTTTATAATATCTTTTCAGATTTCCGCGTCCGAGAAAAGTAAAGGTTGGACTCAGATTTCTTGGATGGGATGGGGATTGGCAGGAAATCAAAAGGCTTCCGATCTTTCTCAAGCGAAAGAGGATCGGATTTATAAGGAACTGCGGATCAATTCTTCTTTAATTCACGGTGGAATCGACCGAAGCCTGGAAATCTCTCGTGTAAATATAAAGTTACAGGCGGATCTAACCGCCTCTGGCGAGTCCCAACTAGCCTTCTTTGCGGGAAAAAATCTGTTTTTCGAATTTAGGAAAAAGAACGTTTCTCTCATCGTAGGTAGGATTCAAGAGGAGATGAAGGGATCTGCATTTACGGATTGGATAGATGGAACGGACGGGATTGTAATCAAAGCAAATTTTGGCGAATTGGGTCGTATTCGTTTCGATCTCTTTGATTTTTATTCCGGTTATTCCTTATTTGAAAAGAACGGACTTAGGAATACGATTCTAAATACAAAAAAGACTCAGTTTGATTCGGCCGGTGAGATTGAAATTAAGGATTCCATTTCAAACACATTCAAAAACCGTTATAGAGGAGGTGTGGGTTATCATTATGATTTGCCTTATTTGGAAACTGGGTTTCGTTTCCAATATTTCAATCTCCAAAATTGGGGAAGATATACGAATGATTTAATTTCGGAGACGGGAAACGTTTCCTCTGGCGATCGAGATTATCTTACACATTCCACGATAGAGCTGAATTTGAAATATTCTGGGTTTCATTGTTTTCTTTCCGGAATTTTGACGAGAGGGCAGGATAGAACCGGTTGGAATCGAATCCGACAAGCGAGTGCAATTCCAATTACGGGGGAGGCCGTTTTAATTTCCACCGGAGTCGCTTGGAATTTCTGGAAGTTTGATGTCTTCGGTTTTCTTCCCGATCGGGATAAAAGAAATGAGAACGGAGAAGTTTTGGAACTCGGTTTTATCGGAGTTGGCTCCTCGCCTTCTCCAGTGTTCAGCACGAATCAGAGTTTGGATTTTAAACCTTCCACTTGGATTACGGATCGAGGTTTAGAAAAACAATCCGGGATTCAAAGTGGAAAACTTCAATCCGCTTGGACAGGGCTCAATTTAGAATATCAAGAATCTCTTATCCGATTTCGTTTGTATATTGCTTCTTACTTTTTTCTTTCTGACACGAAAGGAAATGAAGGTGCACTTACGATGTCCAAGGACAGTTTTCGAAAGGATTTTCTCAGGGAGGCTTTGATTGAAACTCTGATTTATTTTCCTTCCGAAAATACGAAGTTTGATTTTTTGTACTTAAAAACTTCCTTGGGAGGTTCTTGGAGCGATCCGGAAAGTGCAAGAAAGGAAATATTCTTTCAAATCGTTTCAGGTGTCGTTTTATGA